Proteins encoded by one window of Dendropsophus ebraccatus isolate aDenEbr1 chromosome 4, aDenEbr1.pat, whole genome shotgun sequence:
- the DEAF1 gene encoding deformed epidermal autoregulatory factor 1 homolog isoform X2 produces the protein MSEWILSALAGSEVTVSSVGAPGENVFTTSVASTASLSDHVLAERASLQIGDTLSTEKATLIVVHTDGSIMDTQNIKVPTASMTPDRSSTSPSPGPEKDGTKYNWDPSAYDNELPVRCRNISGLLYKNRLGSGGRGRCVKHSDGWYTPTEFEAIAGRASSKDWKRSIRYAGRPLQCLIQDCLLTPHAASCTCAACCDDLSLSGPVRLFIPYKRRKKEGEMSAVSVKKDPTKNIGLLPATAETTFTVSSSGQITATDSLTFEREAAAETTTILTDSPTQGDEYSGAAVLSSLPALALAPSTPTKEAASGVVSGLEVPEQQRPWLYLEEMVNSLLSTAQQLKAYVEQAKNEAAANAERKEFPNHLFQQTEDMDGKHEILLRQSCVNCGREALNECTGCHKVNYCSIFCQRKDWKDHQHLCGQASTLSVHADDVHVTEKEPV, from the exons AAGTCACAGTGTCCAGTGTTGGCGCTCCAGGAGAAAATGTTTTCACTACTTCGGTGGCCAGCACAGCCTCCCTATCAGATCATGTACTT GCGGAGAGGGCTTCACTTCAGATTGGAGATACTCTAAGCACAGAGAAAGCCACACTTATTGTAGTACATACTGATGGCAGCATCATGGAcacccagaatattaaagtgccAACAGCCTCCATGACACCAG ATAGGTCATCCACCTCCCCGTCCCCAGGACCAGAGAAAGATGGCACAAAATACAACTGGGATCCATCGGCATATGATAATGAGTTACCAGTGAGGTGTCGTAACATCAGCGGCCTCCTGTACAAGAACCGCCTAGGATCAG GGGGCAGAGGACGCTGTGTGAAGCATTCTGATGGTTGGTACACTCCTACTGAGTTTGAAGCCATTGCAGGTAGAGCCAGCAGCAAAGACTGGAAGAGAAGTATCCGTTATGCAGGAAGACCCCTGCAGTGTCTCATACAG GACTGCCTGCTCACCCCTCATGCTGCGTCCTGTACCTGTGCGGCCTGCTGTGATGACCTCAGCCTG AGCGGTCCTGTTCGTCTTTTCATCCCTTACAAGCGCCGGAAAAAGGAAGGAGAGATGTCAGCCGTCTCAGTCAAAAAAGACCCAACTAAAAACATCGGCCTTCTTCCTGCAACAGCAGAAACCACTT TTACAGTGTCATCATCCGGACAGATCACAGCCACAGATTCACTAACCTTTGAGAGAGAGGCCGCAGCGGAGACGACTACTATTCTGACTGACAGTCCTACCCAGGGAGATGAATACAGCGGAGCAGCAG TGTTGTCCTCACTCCCAGCATTGGCACTAGCACCCAGTACTCCCACAAAAGAGGCTGCGTCTGGAGTGGTGAGTGGGCTGGAGGTCCCGGAGCAGCAGAGGCCTTGGTTGTATTTGGAAGAGATGGTGAATTCCCTGCTTAGTACCGCACAACAGCTGAAAGCCTATGTGGAGCAAGCCAAAAATGAGGCAGCAGCCAATGCCGAGAGGAAAGAG TTTCCCAATCATCTCTTCCAACAGACAGAGGACATGGATGGCAAACACGAGATTTTACTTCGG CAATCCTGTGTTAACTGCGGCAGAGAGGCTCTTAATGAATGTACCGGCTGCCATAAAGTCAATTACTGCTCCATTTTCTGTCAGCGGAAG GACTGGAAGGATCACCAGCACCTTTGTGGCCAGGCTTCCACCCTGTCAGTCCATGCTGATGATGTTCATGTTACAGAGAAGGAACCAGTCTGA